A part of Spodoptera frugiperda isolate SF20-4 chromosome 25, AGI-APGP_CSIRO_Sfru_2.0, whole genome shotgun sequence genomic DNA contains:
- the LOC118263720 gene encoding uncharacterized protein LOC118263720 isoform X4 gives MSGSRSRRVQAQRKFPQGAYVPPNAAVVPPVDNRRDAVHNAPNVTIIKMTASNLLDVVSLQGLHTHLQPVVIVERLRETNPCRDELEMVTKPRELVMAETDGALSVGNEYNKTDTQLRLGGSSISNKSSSADDVNFGNEGDKHYTNGSIVEESDGSCPLVVDLTLKSLIQSKNDDQGPKTNEQHKSNKDVNVSEPCTAGKESSGKSKQLIKESSTKGKSNIKGKANTKGKSCTKHKISKKGKGFRAEGNGVSEVLSNTWKQPRINDDKSLASVLRALQKTKDQTAQNKHVMSLRQRRLNNGKVCATTAKKLQTVKGKNMSMNKKKTDSSKRHSPSSEFSIDDNRPLTYYIQNNKTSKKSPNKRSHTVDPSTPDMLLAAPSPPKKIIIDPDVSPPLPDPIPKRLQIHPAEPVAGPSGLQNTVLEPVAAPSGPQRVTSASVAGPSRLQRVTTAPVAGPSGLQRVTTAPVAGPSGLQRVTTAPVAGPSGLQRVTSPPVTKPSGLQKVTLIPAAGSSGLKRVTSDAISRPSGPQRVTSASVAKPGGLQKVTLTPVAGPSGLQRVTSAPVAGPSGLQRVVMEPVAGPSGLQKVTSTPVAGPSGLQKRGLQSSGAPRQVPRSGAEICLSAKWRTVQQVINAPKEQMDTRCNTCVACSRIDKLKQLSKLLYRFDLTGTNQTSAKFEPENDEVYDNEEHKSPETDTGHIYLDLLPKHPRLMMKLRIHEVHGKQLLSACLIPKNDARKNNEDFLLEEKEHLLDQLINTLSISLPSEMLKYEPLNVNTFERLQSIISNLDHENTPARAHPAEQPRANVEASCANVEVPQANAEARRANVEALQPQASVEMPRASVAATQATVQSRIVERHTLNNVYEEGDDADIEANSENEVEDDDYARRGRDERISDDDLNESSADTTQTHAVGGVLHEGPVFRPTKEEFQNPLEYFMKICDEASEFGICKIIPPPGWRPKSQSCDGIRFDVAKQYVSRMYNRWGTAMRELACIKFCASRSNGFPCSTPTIGGMEVNLPKLYHSVQRHGGLELVLNKKRWVKIGRDMNLSVNFLNRLDHLYSKYLLPYDSLSPTERREIFGMIEKAWTRKNQRLLDRALNPLRAQRRLMGLTDTEEEPEEHSPEMNAVKEAEDCIVRGPIMNYSRFKELAESTYSIVYGYGITRENNPLSLDQKEELYWRYVVQGNEHVCVATAAIDTGSDPSRGNSRTLTLKDISQNKDNILRFLGPVSGLTAPTLNLGMAFSTNCFYLDPHAVSWLDLLYKGDPRVWYAIPAKQSENFRKAVSTLCPSFCQRKSLWLSTDIAMIPPQLLREYNVSVTRVVQEENEIILAFPYCYTSSINTGYSESESIYFAPVSWLRTAYEVFKEARINCEPTMFSLEELLLRIGKASGVDRATLRAAQPIYDKVLRDEITNRLILQERGMKIVHQPDIPKPKNTGRRRRRNRTFIQEECEYCRATLFFSKVVGLVRNSYLCLEHALKLLTIKKMPITEDMQIITKVTIEELNNINDDMKRRIENDEESEPEVYGD, from the exons ATGAGCGG GTCGCGTTCGCGTCGTGTACAAGCTCAGAGAAAGTTTCCTCAGGGCGCGTATGTACCTCCAAACGCAGCAGTAGTGCCACCGGTGGATAACAGACGCGATGCTGTCCACAACGCGCCGAATGTGACCATCATTAAAATGACTGCATCGAACTTACTCGACGTCGTCTCACTTCAAG GTCTTCATACCCACTTGCAACCTGTAGTGATTGTTGAGAGACTCCGTGAAACAAACCCGTGTAGAGACGAATTGGAAATGGTCACTAAACCTCGTGAACTTGTTATGGCCGAGACAGATGGTGCCCTTTCTGTGggcaatgaatataataaaacagatACGCAGCTGCGGCTAGGGGGAAGTTCTATAAGCAATAAGTCGTCTAGTGCTGATGATGTAAATTTCGGTAATGAAGGAGATAAACACTACACAAATGGCTCTATCGTTGAAGAAAGTGATGGATCTTGTCCTCTTGTAGTCGACCTAACCTTAAAGAGCCTGATTCAATCTAAAAACGACGACCAGGGCCCTAAGACTAATGAACAACATAAGTCAAATAAAGATGTCAATGTCTCAGAGCCTTGCACTGCGGGCAAAGAGTCTAGCGGGAAGAGTAAACAACTTATTAAGGAGTCTAGTACTAAAGGCAAATCAAACATTAAAGGAAAAGCCAATACTAAAGGAAAATCCTGTACTAAAcataaaatcagtaaaaaagGTAAAGGATTCCGTGCTGAGGGTAATGGCGTTAGTGAAGTATTGAGTAATACATGGAAACAGCCCAGAATTAATGACGATAAGTCATTGGCCTCTGTCCTGCGGGCCTTGCAAAAGACGAAAGATCAAACTGCACAGAATAAACATGTAATGTCTTTGCGCCAACGGCGTTTAAATAACGGTAAGGTCTGCGCAACTACCGCCAAAAAGTTACAAACAGTGAAAGGTAAAAACATGTcaatgaataaaaagaaaacggaTTCTTCTAAACGACATTCTCCATCATCAGAATTCTCGATCGATGATAATCGACCACTGACATACTACATCCAGAATAACAAAACCAGTAAGAAGTCACCAAATAAGCGAAGCCATACTGTTGACCCTTCTACTCCAG ataTGCTACTTGCTGCACCCAGTCCTCCAAAGAAGATCATAATAGACCCTGATGTGTCACCACCCCTGCCAGATCCAATACCGAAACGGTTACAAATCCATCCGGCAGAACCTGTCGCTGGACCTAGTGGACTACAAAATACTGTGTTAGAGCCTGTGGCCGCACCTAGTGGACCACAAAGGGTAACATCGGCATCAGTGGCAGGACCTAGTAGACTACAAAGGGTAACCACGGCACCAGTGGCTGGACCTAGTGGACTACAAAGGGTAACCACGGCACCAGTGGCTGGACCTAGTGGACTACAAAGGGTAACCACGGCACCAGTGGCTGGACCTAGTGGACTACAAAGGGTAACATCGCCACCAGTAACGAAGCCTAGTGGGCTACAAAAGGTAACATTGATACCAGCGGCTGGATCTAGTGGACTAAAAAGGGTAACCTCGGATGCGATATCGAGACCTAGTGGACCACAAAGGGTGACATCGGCATCAGTAGCGAAGCCTGGTGGATTACAAAAGGTAACATTGACACCAGTGGCTGGACCTAGTGGACTACAAAGGGTAACATCGGCGCCAGTGGCCGGGCCTAGTGGGTTACAAAGGGTGGTCATGGAGCCGGTAGCGGGACCTAGTGGGCTTCAAAAGGTAACATCGACCCCAGTGGCGGGACCTAGTGGACTACAAAAAAGAGGGTTACAGAGTTCTGGAGCCCCTAGGCAAGTACCACGATCTGGAGCAGAAATTTGCTTGTCGGCAAAATGGAGAACTGTACAACAAGTCATTAATGCCCCTAAAGAACAAATGGACACTCGCTGTAACACATGCGTTGCTTGTTCAAGAATagataaactaaaacaattatCGAAATTACTTTATCGATTTGATTTAACTGGCACCAATCAAACATCCGCAAAATTTGAACCTGAAAATGATGAAGTATACGATAATGAGGAACACAAGTCGCCAGAAACAGATACGGGCCATATATATCTGGACCTGCTTCCGAAACATCCGCGTCTCATGATGAAGCTCCGCATACACGAGGTCCACGGAAAACAACTTCTATCGGCGTGCCTGATACCAAAGAATGATGCCCGTAAAAATAATGAGGATTTCTTGCTTGAAGAGAAGGAACATCTATTAGACCAACTAATAAACACTCTATCTATAAGTTTACCGagtgaaatgttaaaatatgaacctttaaatgtaaatacatttgaaaGACTTCAAAGTATAATATCTAATCTGGATCATGAAAACACCCCTGCACGTGCACATCCTGCTGAGCAACCCCGCGCTAACGTTGAGGCATCCTGTGCTAATGTCGAGGTCCCCCAAGCCAACGCTGAAGCACGCCGCGCTAACGTTGAGGCACTCCAACCCCAAGCTAGCGTTGAAATGCCCCGAGCTAGCGTTGCGGCAACCCAAGCCACTGTTCAGAGTCGGATTGTTGAGCGCCACACGCTAAACAACGTTTACGAAGAGGGCGACGACGCCGACATCGAAGCCAATTCCGAAAATGAAGTAGAGGATGACGACTACGCCCGCAGAGGAAGGGATGAACGGATTAGTGACGATGACTTAAACGAATCTAGCGCAGACACTACTCAGACGCATGCTGTAGGCGGCGTATTGCACGAAGGTCCAGTATTTAGACCCACAAAGGAAGAGTTCCAA AATCCTTTGGAGTATTTTATGAAGATATGTGACGAAGCGAGTGAATTTggcatttgtaaaataattccaCCTCCAGGATGGAGACCGAAGAGTCAGAGTTGTGATGGAATAAGGTTTGATGTCGCGAAACAGTACGTCTCTCGTATGTACAACAGATGGGGTACAGCAATGCGAGAATTGGCTTGTATAAAGTTTTGTGCATCGCGCTCAAATGGCTTTCCTTGTAGCACACCGACG ATTGGAGGTATGGAAGTTAATTTGCCTAAGTTATACCACAGCGTGCAACGACACGGTGGATTAGAACTTGTACTTAATAAGAAACGTTGGGTGAAAATTGGGCGCGACATGAACTTGAGTGTAAACTTTCTAAATAGACTGGACCATCTCTACTCGAAGTACCTTCTACCCTATGATTCTCTTTCGCCAA cCGAAAGACGGGAAATCTTTGGTATGATCGAAAAGGCATGGACTCGGAAAAACCAAAGGCTGTTGGACCGGGCACTGAACCCCTTGCGTGCACAGAGACGTCTGATGGGATTGACTGATACTGAAGAAGAACCTGAGGAACATTCTCCGGAAATGAATGCTGTCAAAGAGGCAGAAGACTGCATCGTGCGAGGCCCAATTATGAACTACTCTAGGTTTAAAGAG CTCGCCGAGTCTACGTACAGTATCGTTTATGGTTATGGAATCACTCGAGAGAACAACCCATTGAGTCTCGATCAGAAAGAAGAGTTGTACTGGCGCTACGTGGTTCAGGGCAACGAGCACGTATGTGTCGCCACCGCCGCCATTGATACAGGCTCCGACCCCTCGCGAGGAAACAGCCGCACGTTAACCTTGAAG GATATTAGCCAGAATAAAGACAATATCCTCCGCTTTCTGGGTCCTGTGTCCGGCTTAACTGCACCCACCTTAAACTTGGGGATGGCATTCTCAACAAACTGCTTCTACTTGGACCCTCATGCTGTCTCGTGGTTGGACTTATTGTATAAAGGGGATCCGAGGGTCTG gTATGCGATTCCAGCCAAGCAGAGTGAGAACTTCAGGAAGGCAGTGAGCACTCTCTGTCCCTCATTTTGTCAAAGGAAATCTCTGTGGCTCTCAACGGATATAGCTATGATACCGCCCCAGCTTCTGCGGGAGTACAACGTGTCGGTGACGCGGGTCGTACAGGAGGAAAATGAGATAATATTGGCTTTTCCCTATTGTTACACCTCGTCTATAAACACGGGCTATTCTGAATCAGAGAGCATTTATTTCGCACCGGTTTCCTGGTTACGTACTGCCTACGAAGTGTTCAAG gAGGCTCGAATTAACTGTGAGCCTACAATGTTTTCTCTCGAAGAGCTGCTATTGCGGATAGGCAAAGCGAGTGGTGTGGACAGGGCCACTCTCAGGGCTGCACAACCGATTTACGATAAAGTTCTGAGAGATGAGATCACAAACAGGCTAATCTTGCAAGAAAGAGGCATGAAAATCGTGCACCAG CCCGACATTCCGAAACCGAAAAATACTGGTCGTCGCAGAAGACGAAACAGAACATTCATTCAAGAGGAATGTGAATACTGTAGAGCCACGCTGTTCTTCTCTAAG GTGGTCGGCTTAGTGCGTAACTCATATCTGTGTTTAGAACACGCACTGAAGTTACTAACCATTAAGAAGATGCCCATAACTGAAGACATGCAGATTATTACGAAGGTAACAATCGAAGAACTAAATAACATCAACGACGACATGAAAAGACGAATCGAAAATGACGAGGAGTCGGAGCCAGAAGTCTACGGTGATTGA
- the LOC118263720 gene encoding uncharacterized protein LOC118263720 isoform X1 has protein sequence MSGSRSRRVQAQRKFPQGAYVPPNAAVVPPVDNRRDAVHNAPNVTIIKMTASNLLDVVSLQGVAGPQYKALGLHTHLQPVVIVERLRETNPCRDELEMVTKPRELVMAETDGALSVGNEYNKTDTQLRLGGSSISNMSSSADDVNFGNEGDKHYTNGSIVEESDGSCPLVDDLTLKSLIQSKNDDQGPKTNEQHKSNKDVNVSEPCTAGKESSGKSKQLIKESSTKGKSNIKGKANTKGKSCTKHKISKKGKGFRAEGNGVSEVLSNTWKQPRINDDKSLASVLRALQKTKDQTAQTKHVMSLRQRRLNNGKVCATTAKKLQTVKGKNMSMNKKKTDSSKRHSPSSEFSIDDNRPLTYYIQNNKTSKKSPNKRSHTVDPSTPDMLLAAPSPPKKIIIDPDVSPPLPDPIPKRLQIHPAEPVAGPSGLQNTVLEPVAAPSGPQRVTSASVAGPSRLQRVTTAPVAGPSGLQRVTTAPVAGPSGLQRVTTAPVAGPSGLQRVTSPPVTKPSGLQKVTLIPAAGSSGLKRVTSDAISRPSGPQRVTSASVAKPGGLQKVTLTPVAGPSGLQRVTSAPVAGPSGLQRVVMEPVAGPSGLQKVTSTPVAGPSGLQKRGLQSSGAPRQVPRSGAEICLSAKWRTVQQVINAPKEQMDTRCNTCVACSRIDKLKQLSKLLYRFDLTGTNQTSAKFEPENDEVYDNEEHKSPETDTGHIYLDLLPKHPRLMMKLRIHEVHGKQLLSACLIPKNDARKNNEDFLLEEKEHLLDQLINTLSISLPSEMLKYEPLNVNTFERLQSIISNLDHENTPARAHPAEQPRANVEASCANVEVPQANAEARRANVEALQPQASVEMPRASVAATQATVQSRIVERHTLNNVYEEGDDADIEANSENEVEDDDYARRGRDERISDDDLNESSADTTQTHAVGGVLHEGPVFRPTKEEFQNPLEYFMKICDEASEFGICKIIPPPGWRPKSQSCDGIRFDVAKQYVSRMYNRWGTAMRELACIKFCASRSNGFPCSTPTIGGMEVNLPKLYHSVQRHGGLELVLNKKRWVKIGRDMNLSVNFLNRLDHLYSKYLLPYDSLSPTERREIFGMIEKAWTRKNQRLLDRALNPLRAQRRLMGLTDTEEEPEEHSPEMNAVKEAEDCIVRGPIMNYSRFKELAESTYSIVYGYGITRENNPLSLDQKEELYWRYVVQGNEHVCVATAAIDTGSDPSRGNSRTLTLKDISQNKDNILRFLGPVSGLTAPTLNLGMAFSTNCFYLDPHAVSWLDLLYKGDPRVWYAIPAKQSENFRKAVSTLCPSFCQRKSLWLSTDIAMIPPQLLREYNVSVTRVVQEENEIILAFPYCYTSSINTGYSESESIYFAPVSWLRTAYEVFKEARINCEPTMFSLEELLLRIGKASGVDRATLRAAQPIYDKVLRDEITNRLILQERGMKIVHQPDIPKPKNTGRRRRRNRTFIQEECEYCRATLFFSKVVGLVRNSYLCLEHALKLLTIKKMPITEDMQIITKVTIEELNNINDDMKRRIENDEESEPEVYGD, from the exons ATGAGCGG GTCGCGTTCGCGTCGTGTACAAGCTCAGAGAAAGTTTCCTCAGGGCGCGTATGTACCTCCAAACGCAGCAGTAGTGCCACCGGTGGATAACAGACGCGATGCTGTCCACAACGCGCCGAATGTGACCATCATTAAAATGACTGCATCGAACTTACTCGACGTCGTCTCACTTCAAG GTGTAGCTGGTCCTCAATATAAGgcattag GTCTTCATACCCACTTGCAACCTGTAGTGATTGTTGAGAGACTCCGTGAAACAAACCCGTGTAGAGACGAATTGGAAATGGTCACTAAACCTCGTGAACTTGTTATGGCCGAGACAGATGGTGCCCTTTCTGTGggcaatgaatataataaaacagatACGCAGCTGCGGCTAGGGGGAAGTTCTATAAGCAATATGTCGTCTAGTGCTGATGATGTAAATTTCGGTAATGAAGGAGATAAACACTACACAAATGGCTCTATCGTTGAAGAAAGTGATGGATCTTGTCCTCTTGTAGACGACCTAACCTTAAAGAGCCTGATTCAATCTAAAAACGACGACCAGGGCCCTAAGACTAATGAACAACATAAGTCAAATAAAGATGTCAATGTCTCAGAGCCTTGCACTGCGGGCAAAGAGTCTAGCGGGAAGAGTAAACAACTTATTAAGGAGTCTAGTACTAAAGGCAAATCAAACATTAAAGGAAAAGCCAATACTAAAGGAAAATCCTGTACTAAAcataaaatcagtaaaaaagGTAAAGGATTCCGTGCTGAGGGTAATGGCGTTAGTGAAGTATTGAGTAATACATGGAAACAGCCCAGAATTAATGACGATAAGTCATTGGCCTCTGTCCTGCGGGCCTTGCAAAAGACGAAAGATCAAACTGCACAGACTAAACATGTAATGTCTTTGCGCCAACGGCGTTTAAATAACGGTAAGGTCTGCGCAACTACCGCCAAAAAGTTACAAACAGTGAAAGGTAAAAACATGTcaatgaataaaaagaaaacggaTTCTTCTAAACGACATTCTCCATCATCAGAATTCTCGATCGATGATAATCGACCACTGACATACTACATCCAGAATAACAAAACCAGTAAGAAGTCACCAAATAAGCGAAGCCATACTGTTGACCCTTCTACTCCAG ataTGCTACTTGCTGCACCCAGTCCTCCAAAGAAGATCATAATAGACCCTGATGTGTCACCACCCCTGCCAGATCCAATACCGAAACGGTTACAAATCCATCCGGCAGAACCTGTCGCTGGACCTAGTGGACTACAAAATACTGTGTTAGAGCCTGTGGCCGCACCTAGTGGACCACAAAGGGTAACATCGGCATCAGTGGCAGGACCTAGTAGACTACAAAGGGTAACCACGGCACCAGTGGCTGGACCTAGTGGACTACAAAGGGTAACCACGGCACCAGTGGCTGGACCTAGTGGACTACAAAGGGTAACCACGGCACCAGTGGCTGGACCTAGTGGACTACAAAGGGTAACATCGCCACCAGTAACGAAGCCTAGTGGGCTACAAAAGGTAACATTGATACCAGCGGCTGGATCTAGTGGACTAAAAAGGGTAACCTCGGATGCGATATCGAGACCTAGTGGACCACAAAGGGTGACATCGGCATCAGTAGCGAAGCCTGGTGGATTACAAAAGGTAACATTGACACCAGTGGCTGGACCTAGTGGACTACAAAGGGTAACATCGGCGCCAGTGGCCGGGCCTAGTGGGTTACAAAGGGTGGTCATGGAGCCGGTAGCGGGACCTAGTGGGCTTCAAAAGGTAACATCGACCCCAGTGGCGGGACCTAGTGGACTACAAAAAAGAGGGTTACAGAGTTCTGGAGCCCCTAGGCAAGTACCACGATCTGGAGCAGAAATTTGCTTGTCGGCAAAATGGAGAACTGTACAACAAGTCATTAATGCCCCTAAAGAACAAATGGACACTCGCTGTAACACATGCGTTGCTTGTTCAAGAATagataaactaaaacaattatCGAAATTACTTTATCGATTTGATTTAACTGGCACCAATCAAACATCCGCAAAATTTGAACCTGAAAATGATGAAGTATACGATAATGAGGAACACAAGTCGCCAGAAACAGATACGGGCCATATATATCTGGACCTGCTTCCGAAACATCCGCGTCTCATGATGAAGCTCCGCATACACGAGGTCCACGGAAAACAACTTCTATCGGCGTGCCTGATACCAAAGAATGATGCCCGTAAAAATAATGAGGATTTCTTGCTTGAAGAGAAGGAACATCTATTAGACCAACTAATAAACACTCTATCTATAAGTTTACCGagtgaaatgttaaaatatgaacctttaaatgtaaatacatttgaaaGACTTCAAAGTATAATATCTAATCTGGATCATGAAAACACCCCTGCACGTGCACATCCTGCTGAGCAACCCCGCGCTAACGTTGAGGCATCCTGTGCTAATGTCGAGGTCCCCCAAGCCAACGCTGAAGCACGCCGCGCTAACGTTGAGGCACTCCAACCCCAAGCTAGCGTTGAAATGCCCCGAGCTAGCGTTGCGGCAACCCAAGCCACTGTTCAGAGTCGGATTGTTGAGCGCCACACGCTAAACAACGTTTACGAAGAGGGCGACGACGCCGACATCGAAGCCAATTCCGAAAATGAAGTAGAGGATGACGACTACGCCCGCAGAGGAAGGGATGAACGGATTAGTGACGATGACTTAAACGAATCTAGCGCAGACACTACTCAGACGCATGCTGTAGGCGGCGTATTGCACGAAGGTCCAGTATTTAGACCCACAAAGGAAGAGTTCCAA AATCCTTTGGAGTATTTTATGAAGATATGTGACGAAGCGAGTGAATTTggcatttgtaaaataattccaCCTCCAGGATGGAGACCGAAGAGTCAGAGTTGTGATGGAATAAGGTTTGATGTCGCGAAACAGTACGTCTCTCGTATGTACAACAGATGGGGTACAGCAATGCGAGAATTGGCTTGTATAAAGTTTTGTGCATCGCGCTCAAATGGCTTTCCTTGTAGCACACCGACG ATTGGAGGTATGGAAGTTAATTTGCCTAAGTTATACCACAGCGTGCAACGACACGGTGGATTAGAACTTGTACTTAATAAGAAACGTTGGGTGAAAATTGGGCGCGACATGAACTTGAGTGTAAACTTTCTAAATAGACTGGACCATCTCTACTCGAAGTACCTTCTACCCTATGATTCTCTTTCGCCAA cCGAAAGACGGGAAATCTTTGGTATGATCGAAAAGGCATGGACTCGGAAAAACCAAAGGCTGTTGGACCGGGCACTGAACCCCTTGCGTGCACAGAGACGTCTGATGGGATTGACTGATACTGAAGAAGAACCTGAGGAACATTCTCCGGAAATGAATGCTGTCAAAGAGGCAGAAGACTGCATCGTGCGAGGCCCAATTATGAACTACTCTAGGTTTAAAGAG CTCGCCGAGTCTACGTACAGTATCGTTTATGGTTATGGAATCACTCGAGAGAACAACCCATTGAGTCTCGATCAGAAAGAAGAGTTGTACTGGCGCTACGTGGTTCAGGGCAACGAGCACGTATGTGTCGCCACCGCCGCCATTGATACAGGCTCCGACCCCTCGCGAGGAAACAGCCGCACGTTAACCTTGAAG GATATTAGCCAGAATAAAGACAATATCCTCCGCTTTCTGGGTCCTGTGTCCGGCTTAACTGCACCCACCTTAAACTTGGGGATGGCATTCTCAACAAACTGCTTCTACTTGGACCCTCATGCTGTCTCGTGGTTGGACTTATTGTATAAAGGGGATCCGAGGGTCTG gTATGCGATTCCAGCCAAGCAGAGTGAGAACTTCAGGAAGGCAGTGAGCACTCTCTGTCCCTCATTTTGTCAAAGGAAATCTCTGTGGCTCTCAACGGATATAGCTATGATACCGCCCCAGCTTCTGCGGGAGTACAACGTGTCGGTGACGCGGGTCGTACAGGAGGAAAATGAGATAATATTGGCTTTTCCCTATTGTTACACCTCGTCTATAAACACGGGCTATTCTGAATCAGAGAGCATTTATTTCGCACCGGTTTCCTGGTTACGTACTGCCTACGAAGTGTTCAAG gAGGCTCGAATTAACTGTGAGCCTACAATGTTTTCTCTCGAAGAGCTGCTATTGCGGATAGGCAAAGCGAGTGGTGTGGACAGGGCCACTCTCAGGGCTGCACAACCGATTTACGATAAAGTTCTGAGAGATGAGATCACAAACAGGCTAATCTTGCAAGAAAGAGGCATGAAAATCGTGCACCAG CCCGACATTCCGAAACCGAAAAATACTGGTCGTCGCAGAAGACGAAACAGAACATTCATTCAAGAGGAATGTGAATACTGTAGAGCCACGCTGTTCTTCTCTAAG GTGGTCGGCTTAGTGCGTAACTCATATCTGTGTTTAGAACACGCACTGAAGTTACTAACCATTAAGAAGATGCCCATAACTGAAGACATGCAGATTATTACGAAGGTAACAATCGAAGAACTAAATAACATCAACGACGACATGAAAAGACGAATCGAAAATGACGAGGAGTCGGAGCCAGAAGTCTACGGTGATTGA